The proteins below come from a single Streptomyces sp. M92 genomic window:
- a CDS encoding glycosyltransferase: MPEEPDAERRQPVVLSVVIPMYNEEEVLPALVSRLRPVLDELGVPHEVVAVDDGSGDRTAELLAAFRLGWPELRVVALRRNSGHQAALTAGLDRAAGAYVVSIDADLQDPPEKIPEMLALARAEGLDIVYGVRADRSSDTGFKRWTAGAYYRLMRRLAGPSVTAQAGDFRLLSRAAVDALKALPDQQRVYRLLVPWLGFPSGQVTYERVPRPAGRTKYPLGRMIRLAVDSVTGFSAAPLRIATWLGAGAFLVCLGLLGYTLTAFALGWTVPGWTSLLASIVFIGAVQLICVGLLGEYVGRIYTAVQNRPTYFVRHDTAASTKGGEPAGEPRESEARVPVPRV, encoded by the coding sequence GTGCCCGAGGAACCGGACGCGGAACGGCGGCAGCCGGTCGTGCTGTCGGTCGTCATTCCGATGTACAACGAGGAAGAGGTCCTGCCCGCGCTGGTCAGCAGGTTGCGGCCGGTCCTCGACGAGCTGGGCGTCCCGCACGAGGTCGTCGCGGTGGACGACGGCAGCGGGGACCGCACGGCGGAGCTGCTCGCCGCCTTCCGGCTCGGCTGGCCGGAGCTGCGCGTGGTCGCGCTGCGGCGCAATTCCGGCCATCAGGCGGCTCTGACCGCCGGTCTGGACCGGGCGGCGGGTGCCTACGTCGTCAGCATCGACGCCGACCTCCAGGACCCGCCGGAGAAGATTCCCGAGATGCTGGCGCTGGCCCGCGCCGAGGGCCTCGACATCGTCTACGGGGTGCGGGCCGACCGCAGCAGCGACACCGGGTTCAAGCGGTGGACGGCGGGCGCCTACTACCGGCTGATGCGGCGCCTGGCGGGCCCGTCGGTCACCGCGCAGGCCGGTGACTTCAGGCTGCTCAGCCGCGCGGCGGTGGACGCCCTGAAGGCGCTGCCGGACCAGCAGCGGGTCTACCGCCTCCTGGTGCCCTGGCTGGGCTTCCCGAGCGGTCAGGTGACCTACGAGCGCGTCCCGCGCCCCGCCGGGCGCACCAAGTACCCGCTGGGCCGGATGATCCGCCTCGCGGTCGACAGCGTCACGGGCTTCTCCGCCGCCCCGCTGCGCATCGCCACCTGGCTGGGTGCCGGCGCCTTCCTGGTCTGCCTGGGCCTGCTGGGCTACACCCTGACCGCCTTCGCGCTGGGGTGGACGGTGCCCGGCTGGACCTCCCTGCTCGCGAGCATCGTGTTCATCGGCGCCGTGCAGCTGATCTGTGTCGGTCTGCTCGGGGAGTACGTCGGGCGCATCTACACGGCCGTGCAGAACCGGCCGACGTACTTCGTGCGGCACGACACGGCGGCGTCGACGAAGGGCGGGGAGCCCGCCGGGGAGCCCCGGGAGTCCGAAGCGCGGGTGCCCGTGCCCAGGGTCTGA
- the rpsL gene encoding 30S ribosomal protein S12, with protein sequence MPTIQQLVRKGRQDKVEKNKTPALEGSPQRRGVCTRVFTTTPKKPNSALRKVARVRLTSGIEVTAYIPGEGHNLQEHSIVLVRGGRVKDLPGVRYKIIRGSLDTQGVKNRKQARSRYGAKKEK encoded by the coding sequence GTGCCTACGATCCAGCAGCTGGTCCGTAAGGGCCGGCAGGACAAGGTCGAGAAGAACAAGACGCCCGCACTCGAGGGTTCCCCTCAGCGTCGCGGCGTCTGCACGCGTGTGTTCACGACCACCCCGAAGAAGCCGAACTCGGCCCTGCGTAAGGTCGCGCGTGTGCGTCTGACCAGCGGGATCGAGGTCACCGCTTACATTCCGGGTGAGGGGCACAACCTGCAGGAGCACTCCATCGTGCTCGTGCGCGGCGGCCGTGTGAAGGACCTGCCGGGTGTTCGCTACAAGATCATCCGCGGTTCGCTTGACACCCAGGGTGTGAAGAACCGCAAGCAGGCCCGCAGCCGCTACGGCGCCAAGAAGGAGAAGTAA
- the rpsG gene encoding 30S ribosomal protein S7 yields the protein MPRKGPAPKRPVIIDPVYGSPLVTSLINKVLLNGKRSTAERIVYGAMEGLREKTGNDPVITLKRALENIKPTLEVKSRRVGGATYQVPIEVKPGRANTLALRWLVGYSRARREKTMTERLLNELLDASNGLGAAVKKREDTHKMAESNKAFAHYRW from the coding sequence ATGCCTCGTAAGGGCCCCGCCCCGAAGCGCCCGGTCATCATCGACCCGGTCTACGGTTCTCCTCTGGTGACCTCCCTGATCAACAAGGTGCTGCTGAACGGCAAGCGCTCCACCGCTGAGCGCATCGTCTACGGCGCCATGGAGGGTCTGCGCGAGAAGACCGGCAACGACCCGGTCATCACGCTCAAGCGCGCTCTCGAGAACATCAAGCCGACCCTCGAGGTCAAGTCCCGCCGTGTCGGTGGTGCGACGTACCAGGTGCCGATCGAGGTCAAGCCCGGTCGCGCCAACACCCTCGCGCTGCGCTGGCTGGTCGGTTACTCCCGCGCCCGTCGCGAGAAGACCATGACCGAGCGTCTGCTCAACGAGCTCCTCGACGCCTCCAACGGCCTCGGTGCCGCTGTGAAGAAGCGCGAGGACACGCACAAGATGGCCGAGTCCAACAAGGCCTTCGCGCACTACCGCTGGTAG
- the fusA gene encoding elongation factor G, whose amino-acid sequence MATTSLDLAKVRNIGIMAHIDAGKTTTTERILFYTGVSYKIGEVHDGAATMDWMEQEQERGITITSAATTCHWPLEDNDYTINIIDTPGHVDFTVEVERSLRVLDGAVTVFDGVAGVEPQSETVWRQADRYGVPRICFVNKLDRTGAEFHRCVEMISDRLGAQPLVMQLPIGAEADFQGVVDLVRMKALVWSAEAAKGEMYETVDIPATHTEAAEEWRGKLVEAVAENDEEIMELFLEGQEPTEEQLYAAIRRITIASGKSDETTVTPVFCGTAFKNKGVQPLLDAVVRYLPTPLDVEAIEGQDVKDPEVVIKRKPSEDEPLAALAFKIMSDPHLGKLTFVRVYSGRLESGTAVLNSVKGKKERIGKIYRMHANKREEIESVGAGDIVAVMGLKQTTTGETLSDDKNPVILESMDFPAPVIEVAIEPKSKGDQEKLGVAIQRLAEEDPSFQVHTNEETGQTVIGGMGELHLEVLVDRMKREFKVEANVGKPQVAYRETIRKTVERVDYTHKKQTGGTGQFAKVQIAIEPIEGGDASYEFVNKVTGGRIPKEYIPSVDAGAQEAMQFGILAGYEMTGVRVTLIDGGYHEVDSSELAFKIAGSQAFKEAARKASPVLLEPMMAVEVTTPEDYMGEVIGDINSRRGHIQAMEERAGARVVKGLVPLSEMFGYVGDLRSKTSGRASYSMQFDSYAEVPRNVAEEIIAKAKGE is encoded by the coding sequence ATGGCTACCACTTCACTTGACCTGGCCAAGGTCCGCAACATCGGGATCATGGCCCACATCGACGCGGGCAAGACGACCACCACCGAGCGGATCCTGTTCTACACGGGTGTGTCGTACAAGATCGGTGAGGTCCACGACGGCGCCGCCACGATGGACTGGATGGAGCAGGAGCAGGAGCGTGGCATCACGATCACGTCTGCTGCGACCACCTGCCACTGGCCGCTCGAGGACAACGACTACACGATCAACATCATCGACACCCCGGGGCACGTCGACTTCACCGTAGAGGTGGAGCGTTCCCTGCGTGTGCTCGACGGTGCCGTGACCGTGTTCGACGGTGTCGCCGGTGTCGAGCCGCAGTCCGAGACGGTGTGGCGTCAGGCCGACCGTTACGGCGTGCCGCGCATCTGCTTCGTCAACAAGCTGGACCGCACCGGCGCCGAGTTCCACCGCTGCGTGGAGATGATCTCGGACCGCCTGGGCGCCCAGCCGCTCGTCATGCAGCTCCCGATCGGTGCCGAGGCCGACTTCCAGGGCGTCGTGGACCTCGTCCGCATGAAGGCGCTCGTGTGGTCCGCCGAGGCGGCCAAGGGCGAGATGTACGAGACCGTCGACATCCCGGCCACGCACACCGAGGCCGCCGAGGAGTGGCGCGGCAAGCTGGTCGAGGCCGTCGCGGAGAACGACGAAGAGATCATGGAGCTGTTCCTGGAGGGCCAGGAGCCCACCGAGGAGCAGCTGTACGCCGCGATCCGTCGTATCACCATCGCGTCCGGCAAGTCCGACGAGACCACCGTCACCCCGGTGTTCTGCGGCACCGCGTTCAAGAACAAGGGCGTCCAGCCCCTGCTCGACGCGGTCGTGCGCTACCTGCCGACCCCGCTCGACGTCGAGGCCATCGAGGGCCAGGACGTCAAGGACCCCGAGGTCGTCATCAAGCGCAAGCCGTCCGAGGACGAGCCGCTGGCCGCGCTCGCGTTCAAGATCATGAGCGACCCGCACCTCGGCAAGCTCACCTTCGTCCGGGTCTACTCGGGCCGCCTGGAGTCCGGCACCGCGGTGCTGAACTCCGTCAAGGGCAAGAAGGAGCGCATCGGCAAGATCTACCGCATGCACGCCAACAAGCGTGAGGAGATCGAGTCGGTGGGCGCCGGCGACATCGTCGCCGTCATGGGCCTGAAGCAGACCACCACCGGTGAGACGCTGTCCGACGACAAGAACCCGGTCATCCTGGAGTCCATGGACTTCCCGGCGCCGGTCATCGAGGTCGCGATCGAGCCCAAGTCCAAGGGCGACCAGGAGAAGCTGGGTGTCGCCATCCAGCGTCTCGCGGAGGAGGACCCCTCCTTCCAGGTGCACACCAACGAGGAGACCGGCCAGACCGTCATCGGCGGTATGGGCGAGCTTCACCTCGAGGTGCTGGTCGACCGGATGAAGCGCGAGTTCAAGGTCGAGGCCAACGTCGGCAAGCCGCAGGTCGCGTACCGCGAGACGATCCGCAAGACCGTCGAGCGCGTGGACTACACCCACAAGAAGCAGACCGGTGGTACCGGTCAGTTCGCCAAGGTGCAGATCGCGATCGAGCCGATCGAGGGCGGCGACGCCTCGTACGAGTTCGTGAACAAGGTCACCGGTGGCCGCATCCCGAAGGAGTACATCCCTTCGGTGGACGCGGGTGCGCAGGAGGCCATGCAGTTCGGCATCCTGGCCGGCTACGAGATGACGGGCGTCCGCGTCACGCTCATCGACGGTGGCTACCACGAGGTCGACTCCTCCGAGCTCGCCTTCAAGATCGCCGGTTCGCAGGCCTTCAAGGAGGCCGCGCGCAAGGCTTCGCCCGTGCTCCTGGAGCCGATGATGGCCGTCGAGGTCACCACGCCCGAGGACTACATGGGTGAGGTCATCGGCGACATCAACTCCCGCCGTGGCCACATCCAGGCCATGGAGGAGCGTGCGGGCGCCCGCGTCGTCAAGGGCCTCGTGCCCCTGTCGGAGATGTTCGGCTACGTCGGCGACCTCCGCAGCAAGACGTCGGGTCGCGCAAGCTACTCGATGCAGTTCGACTCCTACGCCGAGGTTCCCCGGAACGTCGCCGAGGAGATCATCGCGAAGGCCAAGGGCGAGTAA
- the tuf gene encoding elongation factor Tu → MAKAKFERTKPHVNIGTIGHIDHGKTTLTAAITKVLHDAYPDLNEASAFDMIDKAPEERQRGITISIAHVEYQTETRHYAHVDCPGHADYIKNMITGAAQMDGAILVVAATDGPMPQTKEHVLLARQVGVPYIVVALNKADMVDDEEILELVELEVRELLSEYEFPGDDVPVVKVSALKALEGDKEWGNSVLELMKAVDEAIPEPERDVDKPFLMPIEDVFTITGRGTVVTGRIERGVLKVNETVDIIGIKTEKTTTTVTGIEMFRKLLDEGQAGENVGLLLRGIKREDVERGQVIIKPGSVTPHTEFEAQAYILSKDEGGRHTPFFNNYRPQFYFRTTDVTGVVTLPEGTEMVMPGDNTEMKVELIQPVAMEEGLKFAIREGGRTVGAGQVTKINK, encoded by the coding sequence GTGGCGAAGGCGAAGTTCGAGCGGACTAAGCCGCACGTCAACATCGGCACCATCGGTCACATCGACCACGGTAAGACGACCCTCACGGCCGCCATTACCAAGGTGCTGCACGACGCGTACCCGGACCTGAACGAGGCCTCGGCCTTCGACATGATCGACAAGGCGCCCGAGGAGCGCCAGCGCGGTATCACCATCTCCATCGCGCACGTCGAGTACCAGACCGAGACGCGTCACTACGCGCACGTCGACTGCCCCGGTCACGCGGACTACATCAAGAACATGATCACGGGTGCCGCGCAGATGGACGGCGCCATCCTCGTGGTCGCCGCCACCGACGGCCCGATGCCGCAGACCAAGGAGCACGTGCTCCTGGCCCGCCAGGTCGGCGTTCCGTACATCGTCGTCGCCCTGAACAAGGCCGACATGGTGGACGACGAGGAGATCCTGGAGCTCGTCGAGCTCGAGGTCCGTGAGCTCCTCTCCGAGTACGAGTTCCCGGGCGACGACGTTCCGGTCGTCAAGGTCTCCGCTCTGAAGGCCCTCGAGGGCGACAAGGAGTGGGGCAACTCGGTCCTCGAGCTCATGAAGGCCGTGGACGAGGCCATCCCGGAGCCCGAGCGCGACGTCGACAAGCCGTTCCTGATGCCGATCGAGGACGTCTTCACCATCACCGGTCGCGGTACGGTCGTCACCGGCCGCATCGAGCGTGGTGTCCTCAAGGTCAACGAGACCGTCGACATCATCGGCATCAAGACCGAGAAGACCACCACCACGGTCACCGGCATCGAGATGTTCCGCAAGCTGCTCGACGAGGGCCAGGCCGGTGAGAACGTCGGTCTGCTGCTCCGCGGCATCAAGCGCGAGGACGTCGAGCGCGGCCAGGTCATCATCAAGCCGGGCTCGGTCACCCCGCACACCGAGTTCGAGGCCCAGGCCTACATCCTGTCCAAGGACGAGGGTGGCCGCCACACGCCGTTCTTCAACAACTACCGTCCGCAGTTCTACTTCCGTACGACGGACGTGACCGGCGTCGTGACCCTCCCCGAGGGCACCGAGATGGTCATGCCGGGTGACAACACCGAGATGAAGGTGGAGCTCATCCAGCCCGTCGCCATGGAAGAGGGTCTGAAGTTCGCCATCCGCGAGGGTGGCCGGACGGTCGGCGCCGGCCAGGTCACCAAGATCAACAAGTAA
- a CDS encoding SMI1/KNR4 family protein: MSVDWPVIERRLGTALPADYKAFCETFGRGEFQEYLTVYSSGGGTDSQVAEIHEENRRIAAEDEAGAEYYLPQGLYRPGSGSGLLQWGASARGDEFFWLADDSLSPDAWTVLARDDAQHARGYDMSMSEFVHRLLADESFEGFAGVGATGRTPPFSTPYPL, translated from the coding sequence GTGAGCGTCGACTGGCCCGTGATCGAGAGGCGCTTGGGCACCGCGCTGCCCGCCGACTACAAGGCGTTCTGCGAGACGTTCGGCCGGGGAGAATTCCAGGAGTACCTCACCGTCTACTCCTCCGGGGGCGGCACGGACTCGCAGGTGGCCGAAATCCACGAGGAGAACCGGCGGATCGCCGCGGAGGACGAGGCGGGGGCCGAGTACTACCTGCCGCAGGGGCTGTACCGGCCGGGGTCGGGTTCCGGGCTGCTCCAGTGGGGGGCGAGTGCGCGGGGCGACGAGTTCTTCTGGCTCGCGGACGACTCCCTGTCCCCGGACGCCTGGACGGTGCTGGCCCGTGACGACGCCCAGCACGCGCGCGGCTACGACATGTCCATGAGCGAGTTCGTCCACCGGCTGCTGGCGGACGAGTCGTTCGAGGGCTTCGCAGGAGTCGGGGCGACCGGTCGCACGCCGCCGTTCTCCACCCCGTACCCGCTCTGA
- a CDS encoding carbohydrate-binding protein, giving the protein MPHRHRHTRAAGAAAVAAAALLVAGLSGSASAGTAPADSAPTAAETLRTDAAPPALLRAMERDLGLDRQQAERRLANEADAGATAGRLRAALGADFAGAWVRGAESGTLTVATTDAADVAAIEAQGAVAEVVRHSLADLDAAKARIDRAAAERGGDATDAAVRYVDVRANTVTVQATRPSAARALVEAAGVDAGAVRVEKAAEKPRPLYDLRGGEAYYINNSGRCSIGFPVTKGGQEGFATAGHCGRTGASTTGSNRVAQGTFQGSVFPGRDMAWVAVNSNWRATPYVSGAGGQNVQVTGSTQAPVGASVCRSGSTTGWHCGTVQQHNTSVTYPEGTISGVTRTTVCAEPGDSGGSYISGSQAQGVTSGGSGDCRSGGTTFFQPINPLLQNYGLTLKTTGDDGGEEPPPGEGGTWAAGTVYQPGDTVTYGGATYRCIQGHQAYPGWEPPNVPALWQRV; this is encoded by the coding sequence ATGCCCCACCGTCACCGACACACCAGAGCCGCGGGTGCCGCCGCCGTGGCGGCTGCCGCCCTGCTCGTGGCCGGGCTCAGCGGCTCCGCGAGCGCCGGGACGGCACCCGCCGACTCCGCCCCCACCGCGGCCGAGACCCTGCGCACCGACGCCGCGCCGCCCGCCCTGCTCCGGGCCATGGAGCGCGACCTCGGTCTCGACCGGCAGCAGGCCGAGCGCCGTCTCGCCAACGAGGCCGACGCGGGCGCCACCGCGGGCCGGCTCCGTGCCGCGCTCGGCGCCGACTTCGCGGGCGCGTGGGTGCGGGGCGCCGAGTCCGGCACGCTGACCGTGGCGACGACCGACGCGGCCGACGTCGCCGCGATCGAGGCCCAGGGCGCCGTGGCGGAGGTCGTACGGCACTCGCTCGCCGACCTCGACGCGGCCAAGGCCCGCATCGACCGGGCCGCCGCCGAGCGGGGCGGGGACGCCACCGACGCGGCCGTCCGGTACGTCGACGTACGGGCGAACACGGTCACCGTGCAGGCCACGCGGCCCTCCGCCGCCCGTGCCCTCGTCGAGGCGGCCGGGGTCGACGCCGGAGCCGTACGCGTCGAGAAGGCGGCCGAGAAGCCGCGTCCGCTGTACGACCTGCGGGGCGGCGAGGCGTACTACATCAACAACAGCGGGCGCTGCTCGATCGGCTTCCCCGTCACCAAGGGCGGTCAGGAGGGCTTCGCCACGGCCGGTCACTGCGGACGGACCGGGGCGAGCACCACCGGGTCCAACCGGGTGGCGCAGGGCACCTTCCAGGGCTCGGTCTTCCCGGGCCGGGACATGGCGTGGGTGGCGGTCAACTCCAACTGGCGGGCGACCCCGTACGTCAGCGGTGCCGGCGGCCAGAACGTCCAGGTGACCGGGTCCACCCAGGCGCCGGTCGGGGCGTCGGTGTGCCGTTCCGGTTCCACCACCGGCTGGCACTGCGGCACCGTCCAGCAGCACAACACCAGCGTGACCTACCCCGAGGGCACCATCAGCGGCGTCACCCGGACCACGGTGTGCGCGGAGCCCGGCGACTCGGGCGGCTCGTACATCTCCGGCAGCCAGGCGCAGGGCGTCACCTCCGGCGGCTCCGGCGACTGCCGCAGCGGCGGCACGACGTTCTTCCAGCCGATCAACCCGCTGCTCCAGAACTACGGGCTCACCCTGAAGACGACCGGTGACGACGGCGGCGAGGAGCCGCCGCCCGGCGAGGGCGGCACCTGGGCGGCCGGCACCGTCTACCAGCCGGGCGACACGGTGACGTACGGCGGCGCCACCTACCGCTGCATCCAGGGGCACCAGGCCTACCCGGGCTGGGAGCCGCCGAACGTTCCGGCGCTGTGGCAGCGCGTGTGA
- a CDS encoding LysR family transcriptional regulator, translated as MELELRHLKTVRAIADAGSLTRAATVLGLAQPALSAQLKRIERALGGALFERGRHGVRATALGELVLERSRIVLPAVTELQQEAARFARAPRTARHLRLGGTHGPLLGALVDRLADVAPEARMTTCTSWSERELADQLAEGRLDFALAGTCGSAEPPGAAGLVWREVAVDPVFVMVPERHPLASRAEVDLTELASEEWACVPGDGCFGDCFTASCARAGFTPRRMYETDTASLVHLVKVGRAVGLCRATFPTTPGIVTRPLTGTPLAWRHLLGWHAVTGRQDTAATVLAQARMAHAGVAASSDSYTEWMAAHRVP; from the coding sequence ATGGAGCTGGAGTTGCGGCATCTCAAGACGGTCCGGGCCATCGCCGACGCCGGCAGCCTCACCAGGGCGGCGACGGTGCTCGGCCTCGCGCAGCCCGCGTTGAGCGCACAGCTCAAGCGGATCGAACGGGCCCTGGGCGGGGCGCTGTTCGAGCGGGGCCGGCACGGGGTGCGGGCGACCGCGCTGGGGGAACTGGTGCTGGAGCGGAGCCGGATCGTGCTGCCCGCGGTGACCGAGTTGCAGCAGGAGGCGGCGCGGTTCGCGCGGGCGCCGCGGACGGCACGGCACCTGCGGCTGGGCGGGACGCACGGGCCCTTGCTGGGGGCGCTGGTGGACCGGCTGGCGGACGTGGCGCCGGAGGCCCGGATGACGACCTGTACGTCGTGGTCGGAGCGGGAGCTTGCCGACCAACTGGCCGAGGGCAGGCTGGACTTCGCGCTCGCGGGGACGTGCGGTTCCGCCGAGCCGCCCGGCGCGGCAGGCCTGGTGTGGCGGGAGGTCGCCGTCGATCCGGTGTTCGTGATGGTGCCCGAGAGGCATCCGCTCGCCTCGCGCGCCGAGGTGGACCTGACGGAGCTGGCGAGCGAGGAGTGGGCCTGCGTGCCCGGCGACGGCTGCTTCGGCGACTGCTTCACCGCGTCGTGCGCCCGCGCCGGGTTCACGCCGCGCCGCATGTACGAGACGGACACCGCCTCGCTGGTGCACCTGGTGAAGGTGGGGCGGGCGGTGGGCCTGTGCCGGGCGACCTTCCCGACGACGCCCGGCATCGTCACCCGGCCGCTCACCGGAACACCGCTGGCCTGGCGGCACCTGCTGGGCTGGCACGCGGTGACCGGGCGGCAGGACACCGCGGCGACCGTGCTGGCGCAGGCCCGCATGGCGCACGCGGGAGTGGCGGCGAGCAGCGACAGCTACACCGAGTGGATGGCCGCGCACCGGGTGCCCTGA
- a CDS encoding helix-turn-helix transcriptional regulator has protein sequence MLSTSARLLRLVSLLAVRPAWTCGELAERMEVTERTVRRDVARLRELGYAVDSDPGPWGGYRLRPGTRTPPLILDDEEALAVAVGLREAALSGALGGDQAALSALLKLRQVLPKRLGDRLEDMDAAFVQTPRAGEPQVAAGTLLELAAACRRGERARMAYRDWGGRTSVRDVDPYRLVHTGRRWYFVARDVARDEWRTFRADRVERVQPTGRAVEFTEPLPDPALLVSRASATGPYAVLATVRLPVPMEEALRSIPATVGLHRADGPDATVVEIGGSSAEGLARYLFSLATPLHVLAPDSVREALLRRARELLAANGEAST, from the coding sequence GTGCTCAGTACTTCCGCCCGGCTGCTGCGGCTGGTCTCCCTGCTCGCCGTCCGTCCCGCCTGGACCTGCGGTGAGCTGGCCGAGCGGATGGAGGTCACGGAACGGACCGTGCGGCGGGACGTGGCGCGGCTGCGGGAGCTGGGGTACGCCGTCGACTCCGATCCGGGACCGTGGGGCGGGTACCGGCTGCGGCCGGGGACGCGTACGCCGCCGTTGATCCTGGACGACGAGGAGGCGCTCGCCGTGGCCGTCGGGCTGCGGGAGGCCGCGCTGAGCGGGGCGCTGGGCGGGGACCAGGCGGCGTTGTCGGCGTTGCTGAAGCTGCGGCAGGTGCTGCCCAAGCGGCTGGGCGACCGGCTCGAGGACATGGACGCCGCGTTCGTGCAGACGCCGCGGGCCGGTGAGCCGCAGGTCGCGGCGGGGACGCTGCTGGAGCTGGCCGCCGCGTGCCGGCGGGGCGAGCGGGCCCGGATGGCGTACCGGGACTGGGGCGGGCGGACCAGTGTGCGGGACGTGGATCCGTACCGGCTCGTGCACACCGGGCGGCGCTGGTACTTCGTGGCCCGGGACGTGGCCCGGGACGAGTGGCGAACCTTCCGGGCCGACCGGGTCGAGCGGGTGCAGCCGACGGGGCGGGCCGTGGAGTTCACCGAACCGCTGCCCGATCCGGCGCTGCTCGTGTCCCGGGCGAGCGCGACCGGGCCGTACGCGGTGCTGGCCACCGTACGGCTGCCGGTGCCCATGGAGGAGGCGCTGCGGTCCATTCCCGCCACGGTCGGGCTGCACCGGGCCGACGGGCCGGACGCCACGGTCGTCGAGATCGGCGGGTCGAGCGCCGAGGGGCTGGCCCGCTATCTGTTCAGCCTCGCCACGCCGTTGCACGTGCTGGCGCCGGACTCCGTGCGGGAGGCACTGCTGCGCCGGGCCCGGGAGTTGCTCGCCGCGAACGGGGAAGCAAGTACTTGA
- a CDS encoding VOC family protein, with translation MTTTQNTPAPAFRYSAVTFDCPDPAAMARFWGKALGLTVSFHTDDFYFLGGQDGAPGLGFHRLPDYRPPTWPGAGQEKQAHIDVGVDDLDAGETRLLALGATKPDFQPSPDRWRVLLDPAGHPFCVSTVA, from the coding sequence ATGACGACAACGCAGAACACCCCGGCCCCGGCCTTCCGCTACTCGGCCGTCACCTTCGACTGCCCCGACCCCGCCGCGATGGCCCGCTTCTGGGGCAAGGCACTCGGCCTCACCGTCTCCTTCCACACCGACGACTTCTACTTCCTCGGCGGCCAGGACGGCGCCCCCGGCCTCGGCTTCCACCGCCTCCCCGACTACCGCCCGCCCACCTGGCCGGGCGCCGGCCAGGAGAAGCAGGCCCACATCGACGTCGGCGTCGACGACCTGGACGCGGGCGAGACCCGCCTGCTCGCCCTGGGCGCGACGAAGCCCGACTTCCAGCCGTCCCCGGACCGCTGGAGGGTGCTGCTGGACCCGGCGGGGCATCCGTTCTGTGTGTCGACGGTGGCGTGA
- a CDS encoding helix-turn-helix domain-containing protein yields MDTQDPNAPSHAQSALTADPTRTRHHGGGITHDNTRHTTRFVVIGNHLAQHKELSLLAIGLSCHLQSLPTGAGADIKSLTARFPEGATRIAAALRELEAHGYLRRERVRTSTGRIVTRTVSCNQPKAARRAESSTTCPDRPSRPREPRPRKALPAVPQPDCKVPGLFRAATDLLADLRRHDSRLVLSAAETAHLAPGVAAWLERDVLPGAVRRALTADLPDEPLRRPAALLAHRLTDRLPPPPPFRTPPAAVPPPRHPLQNCEGCDRGFRAPETEDRCRDCRAVTAAA; encoded by the coding sequence ATGGATACCCAAGACCCTAACGCGCCCTCCCACGCCCAGTCAGCCCTCACCGCCGATCCGACCCGTACGCGTCACCACGGCGGCGGCATCACCCACGACAACACCCGTCACACCACCCGCTTCGTGGTGATCGGCAATCACCTGGCCCAGCACAAGGAGCTGTCGCTGCTGGCGATCGGTCTCAGCTGCCACCTCCAGTCGCTGCCCACGGGTGCGGGCGCCGACATCAAGTCCCTCACCGCGCGCTTCCCCGAGGGCGCCACCCGCATCGCCGCCGCCCTGCGCGAGCTGGAGGCCCACGGCTATCTGCGCCGCGAGCGCGTACGCACGTCCACCGGCCGGATCGTCACCCGTACCGTCTCCTGCAACCAGCCGAAGGCCGCCCGCCGGGCGGAGTCCTCCACGACCTGCCCGGACCGCCCCTCCCGCCCCCGTGAGCCCCGCCCCCGCAAGGCGCTCCCCGCCGTACCGCAGCCCGACTGCAAGGTCCCCGGGCTCTTCCGGGCGGCCACCGATCTCCTCGCCGACCTGCGCCGACACGACTCCCGCCTGGTGCTCTCCGCCGCCGAGACCGCGCACCTGGCGCCCGGCGTCGCCGCCTGGCTGGAAAGGGACGTGCTCCCCGGCGCCGTACGCCGCGCCCTGACGGCCGACCTCCCGGACGAGCCCCTGCGCCGCCCGGCCGCTCTCCTGGCCCACCGCCTCACCGACCGGCTGCCACCCCCGCCCCCGTTCCGCACGCCGCCGGCCGCCGTACCGCCGCCGCGCCACCCACTCCAGAACTGCGAGGGCTGCGACCGGGGCTTCCGCGCCCCCGAGACCGAAGACCGCTGCCGCGACTGTCGGGCAGTCACGGCAGCCGCCTGA